A window of Cyclopterus lumpus isolate fCycLum1 chromosome 14, fCycLum1.pri, whole genome shotgun sequence contains these coding sequences:
- the gucy2d gene encoding retinal guanylyl cyclase 1, giving the protein MASHRDPRFLHNLSYHPRWQHDSIKVKRKGCVRTVAANSCSGYSVFKSLAASSSKPQLPSSPVQRSRSWSGNWLLLPLLILSSLPCQTWATTFKVALVGPWTCDLLYSKALPDLAARLATARINMDPSLNKGYWYDYTLVNEDCKSSRALARFAELEGYGAAFLGPANPGYCSSAALYAKEWDVGILSWACLKPNMNKLGMYSNFLRPLPLSSRVLFSVLRYFGWAHVAIVSEETDLWEATGQELASSLRALGLPVNPVVTIGSDKDGPRRALAKVREADRVRVVIMCMPSVLIGGQAQRQLLTTALFMRMIDRGYVFIPYDTLLYSLPYNDAPYYVLGNDTKLRKAYDGVLTITMDSGERNFYEAFKDAQDSYEIRSSTPPEQVSPFFGTIYNMIYYIAMAAEQARANGGRWVTGEILGDSKGGFEFEGFNQPLKAGRDSDGMQARYVVLDYSGIGHYLYSTHVLDAAHTYGGIGSLKYLGRSIHFAGSSPYTDSSCWFSPYFACTGGMDTVTFFFLLLAFIAFIGCGANIFISLKRSGRIGLSFGGGNSGTTKVVLTLDDLVFINTQISKRKINDESILKSQLDIKTPHHSVSGRSYMASSPDSSNVAVFEGDWVWLKKCPGGPVSGVNSSTECVFVKLRDMRHENLNLFLGLFCDSGILAVVTEHCTRGSMEDLLNNEEVRLDWMFKSSLLMDLIRAMKYLHNRDIIHGRLKSRNCVVDGRFVLKVTDYGFNEILIAQGIDTDEEKPENLLWTAPELLRSASQRRRGTFAGDVYSFAIIGQEVISRSAPYCMLDMPPKEIISKLKAPPPLCRPVLSVEESPVEVIQVIKHCWSEEPAKRPTFEEIFKLFKSISKGKKTNIIDSMLCMLEQYSSNLEDLIRERTEELEVERQKTDKLVAQMLPKSVAQALKTGKPVKPEHFNEVTLYFSDIVGFTTISALSDPIEVVDLLNDLYTLFDAIIGLHDVYKVETIGDAYMVSSGVPTRNGNRHAAEMANMSLDILHCIGTFKMRHMPELKVRIRIGLHTGPVVAGVVGLTMPRYCLFGDTVNTASRMESTGLPYRIHVNRSTVDVLKTLDLGYKIDTRGMTELKGKGIEYTYWLVGREDFNKPLPIPPDLTGGGNHGIGLDEIPPERRQKFLDRQKKMG; this is encoded by the exons ATGGCAAGTCACAGAGACCCTCGCTTTCTGCACAACCTGTCCTACCACCCACGATGGCAGCACGACTCAATAAAAGTGAAGAGAAAAGGATGCGTGCGGACAGTGGCTGCAAACAGTTGCAGTGGATATAGTGTGTTCAAATCATTAGCAGCTTCATCATCAAAACCACAGTTGCCATCATCCCCTGTGCAACGCTCCAGGAGCTGGTCTGGGAACTGGCTCCTCCTGCCGTTGCTCATACTCTCATCTCTGCCCTGTCAAACCTGGGCAACCACTTTCAAGGTGGCCCTGGTCGGACCCTGGACATGTGACCTCTTATACTCCAAAGCACTTCCTGACTTGGCAGCCCGCCTCGCCACTGCCCGCATAAACATGGACCCCTCCCTCAACAAAGGCTACTGGTATGACTACACGCTGGTCAATGAGGACTGCAAGTCATCCCGTGCCCTGGCCCGCTTTGCTGAGCTGGAAGGTTATGGTGCTGCATTTCTGGGCCCTGCCAACCCAGGATACTGCTCCTCAGCCGCTTTGTATGCAAAAGAGTGGGATGTTGGGATTCTTTCCTGGGCTTGCCTCAAACCCAACATGAATAAATTAGGGATGTATTCCAACTTCCTGCGGCCGCTGCCACTGTCCTCTCGTGTACTTTTCTCTGTTTTGCGATACTTTGGTTGGGCCCATGTGGCCATAGTCTCAGAGGAGACAGATTTGTGGGAAGCCACAGGACAGGAGCTGGCCTCGTCACTGAGGGCCCTTGGCCTTCCTGTCAACCCAGTGGTGACGATAGGGTCCGACAAGGATGGGCCTCGGAGAGCGCTGGCAAAAGTGAGGGAGGCTGACCGGGTCAGAG TGGTGATTATGTGCATGCCCTCTGTCCTGATTGGTGGCCAAGCCCAGCGCCAGCTTCTGACAACAGCCTTGTTCATGCGTATGATCGACCGTGGCTACGTGTTTATCCCCTACGACACCCTCCTCTACTCACTACCCTACAACGATGCACCCTACTATGTGCTAGGCAATGACACCAAGCTGCGCAAAGCCTATGACGGAGTCCTCACCATCACTATGGACTCTGGAGAACGCAATTTCTATGAGGCCTTCAAAGACGCTCAGGACAGCTACGAAATCCGCAGCAGCACCCCACCAGAACAG GTTTCTCCATTCTTTGGCACCATCTACAACATGATCTACTACATAGCTATGGCTGCTGAGCAGGCCCGCGCAAATGGAGGCCGCTGGGTAACCGGTGAGATCCTGGGTGACAGCAAGGGCGGCTTTGAATTTGAAGGCTTTAATCAGCCCTTGAAGGCTGGCAGGGACAGTGATGGCATGCAAGCTCGCTATGTAGTGCTGGACTACAGTGGCATTGGCCACTATCTCTACTCCACTCATGTTCTGGATGCCGCTCATACATATGGAGGGATCGGAAGCTTGAAATACCTCGGCCGTTCGATCCATTTTGCGGGCAGCTCGCCCTACACAGACTCAAGCTGCTGGTTTAGCCCATACTTTGCCTGTACTGGAG GCATGGACACAGtcactttcttctttcttcttcttgcgtTCATTGCGTTCATTGGATGTGGAGCTAACATCTTTATTAGTCTCAA GCGAAGTGGCAGGATTGGGCTCAGCTTTGGAGGTGGTAACAGTGGAACAACAAAGGTCGTGCTGACCCTGGACGACCTGGTTTTCATCAACACCCAAATCAGCAAACGG AAGATCAATGACGAAAGTATCCTGAAAAGCCAGCTCGATATAAAGACACCTCATCACTCTGTGTCCGGTCGCAGCTACATGGCGTCCTCACCAGACAGCTCCAATGTTGCTGTGTTTGAG GGTGACTGGGTTTGGTTGAAGAAATGCCCTGGTGGACCTGTATCAGGTGTCAACAGCAGCACTGAGTGTGTCTTTGTTAAG CTCAGAGACATGAGGCATGAGAACCTCAATCTGTTCCTGGGACTGTTCTGCGACTCTGGGATCCTCGCCGTTGTGACCGAACACTGCACCAGGGGCAGCATGGAGGATCTGCTCAACAATGAGGAAGTGCGCCTTGACTGGATGTTCAAGTCTTCCCTGTTAATGGATCTGATTCGG GCAATGAAGTACCTGCACAATCGTGACATCATCCACGGACGGCTCAAATCCCGTAACTGTGTGGTCGACGGGCGCTTTGTATTGAAAGTGACAGATTATGGGTTCAATGAAATTTTGATTGCCCAAGGCATTGACACTGATGAGGAAAAGCCAGAAA ATCTGCTTTGGACGGCTCCTGAGCTGCTGAGAAGCGCCAGTCAAAGGAGGAGGGGCACTTTCGCTGGTGATGTCTACAGCTTCGCCATCATTGGGCAGGAGGTCATCTCCCGCTCTGCACCTTACTGCATGCTGGACATGCCGCCCAAGG AGATTATCAGCAAGCTCAAAGCGCCTCCTCCGTTGTGTCGGCCTGTCCTGTCCGTGGAGGAGTCCCCGGTGGAGGTCATACAGGTTATAAAACACTGCTGGAGTGAAGAGCCAGCTAAGAGGCCGACCTTTGAGGAGATCTTCAAGCTg TTCAAGAGCATCAGCAAAGGAAAGAAGACCAACATCATCGACTCTATGCTGTGCATGTTGGAGCAGTACTCCTCCAACTTGGAGGATCTGATCCGAGAGAGGACTGaagagctggaggtggagaggcAGAAGACTGACAAACTGGTGGCTCAGATGTTGCCCAA gtccgTGGCCCAGGCGCTGAAAACAGGCAAGCCAGTCAAACCCGAGCATTTCAACGAGGTCACGCTGTACTTCAGCGACATCGTGGGCTTCACCACCATCTCAGCTCTCAGCGATCCCATCGAGGTGGTCGACCTCCTCAACGACCTCTACACACTCTTTGATGCTATCATTGGACTGCATGACGTCTACAAG GTGGAAACTATAGGAGATGCCTACATGGTATCCTCAGGAGTCCCCACGAGGAACGGCAACCGTCATGCAGCCGAGATGGCCAACATGTCTCTTGACATCCTCCACTGCATCGGGACCTTCAAGATGAGGCACATGCCTGAACTGAAGGTCAGAATTCGTATCGGCCTGCACACTG GCCCAGTGGTAGCAGGAGTAGTGGGTCTTACGATGCCTCGGTACTGTCTGTTTGGAGACACTGTCAACACGGCATCTCGAATGGAGTCCACAGGGTTGC CTTACAGAATCCATGTGAACCGAAGCACAGTCGATGTTCTTAAAACCTTGGATCTGGGATACAAAATTGACACCAGAGGGATGACAGAGTTAAAG GGGAAAGGGATTGAGTACACATATTGGTTGGTAGGAAGAGAGGATTTCAACAAGCCTCTGCCTATTCCTCCTGACCTCACAGG GGGAGGCAATCATGGTATCGGTTTGGACGAGATACCTCCTGAGAGACGACAAAAATTCTTGGATCGACAGAAGAAGATGGGCtag